The Eriocheir sinensis breed Jianghai 21 chromosome 26, ASM2467909v1, whole genome shotgun sequence genome window below encodes:
- the LOC127003722 gene encoding uncharacterized protein LOC127003722, with amino-acid sequence MMRAHKLLQEAGEVVFVDATSCVDQVNTAVIPLLCSGPAGAVPLAVLFTSSQDEATLTKGFGMVKEAIGEDGFFGQGGPQNFMTDNCNAERNALAAIWPNSKQYLCIFHVLQQVWRWLLDSKHGINKNDRQELMSAVKLLLHAESIDRFEDQLEKVQHHPLLQKYPNFKSYLNTLDQRREEWAIAYRAGALLRGHNTNNYCESTMCIIKDNVLNRCKAYNTAQLVMFMAEIFNSFMKQRIVDVALNRRHTKRMNVTKLPLESVVPLGSGLYRVGSETNPGQMYEVDLNIGICTCTKGNTGAVCKHQAVCADSANLTVPQMPMLNSNTRHQLAVLALGQKDAPSENFFKTLKEIKSDEASKSNIEAAVKFGKSEEACELNFEVKGDAEEISPSCSMETASVSSQTSSDHGGSSSLADNIHDETNIAVAELLKTSKKFGNEDSVSALKMFVQRLRSVKTSNQFNSFLHTVGVGVCVQKGAKRPRNLAENVRNNVANAKSHGSGH; translated from the exons ATGATGAGGGCACACAAGCTGTTGCAAGAAGCTGGAGAAGTTGTATTTGTTGATGCAACAAGTTGTGTTGATCAGGTCAACACAGCAGTGATACCACTTCTCTGTTCAGGACCAGCTGGGGCTGTACCATTGGCTGTCCTGTTCACCTCATCTCAAGATGAAGCAACACTAACAAAAG GATTTGGTATGGTAAAGGAGGCGATTGGGGAGGATGGATTTTTTGGTCAAGGAGGTCCACAAAATTTCATGACAGACAACTGCAATGCAGAAAGAAATGCATTGGCAGCCATTTGGCCTAATTCAAAACAATACCTCTGCATTTTTCATGTTCTCCAACAAGTATGGCGCTGGCTTCTTGATTCTAAACATGGAATCAATAAGAATGATAGACAAGAATTGATGAGTGCAGTTAAACTACTTCTTCATGCCGAGTCAATTGACAGATTTGAAGATCAACTGGAGAAAGTTCAgcaccatcctcttcttcagaaATATCCCAATTTCAAGAG CTACCTAAACACCTTGGACCAAAGAAGAGAGGAGTGGGCAATTGCCTACAGAGCAGGTGCATTGTTGAGGGGTCACAACACTAATAACTATTGCGAATCAACAATGTGCATCATAAAGGATAATGTCCTTAATAG atgtAAGGCATATAACACTGCACAACTTGTAATGTTTATGGCTGAAATCTTCAACTCCTTTATGAAACAACGGATAGTGGATGTAGCACTCAACAGAAGGCATACGAAGAGAATGAATGTCACCAAACTGCCTTTAGAAAGTGTTGTACCCTTGGGGAGTGGGTTGTACCGAGTGGGAAGTGAAACTAATCCAGGACAAATGTATGAGGTGGATCTAAATATTGGTATTTGCACGTGCACAAAAGGAAATACTGGTGCAGTCTGCAAACACCAAGCTGTATGTGCAGACAGTGCAAATCTAACAGTTCCTCAAATGCCTATGCTGAACAGTAATACCCGTCACCAGTTGGCAGTGTTGGCTCTAGGGCAGAAGGACGCCCCCAGTGAAAATTTCTTCAAGACACTGAAAGAAATTAAAAGTGATGAAGCTAGTAAAAGCAACATTGAAGCTGCAGTGAAGTTTGGAAAGAGTGAGGAAGCCTGTGAATTAAATTTTGAGGTCAAAGGGGATGCTGAAGAAATTTCTCCTAGCTGCAGTATGGAAACAGCATCGGTGTCATCTCAAACTAGCAGTGATCATGGGGGCTCTTCATCTTTAGCTGACAACATTCATGATGAGACCAATATTGCTGTAGCAGAGCTTTTAAAAACATCCAAAAAATTTGGTAATGAGGATTCAGTCTCAGCTCTTAAAATGTTCGTCCAGAGGCTAAGATCTGTTAAAACCTCAAATCAATTTAACAGCTTTCTTCacactgtgggtgtgggtgtgtgtgtgcaaaagggAGCTAAACGTCCTCGAAACCTAGCGGAAAATGTTAGGAACAATGTGGCCAATGCCAAATCACATGGTAGTGGTCACTAA